The Falco biarmicus isolate bFalBia1 chromosome 1, bFalBia1.pri, whole genome shotgun sequence DNA segment TGGAACTGCCCACTCAGCTCAACCCACCGTGCAAACAATTCCTGCTCCCAGAAACATCCAATGTTTACAAGATTAAGAGGTTAAGGTTAAGAGGAAACTTAGTTGAAGCCACTTCAGAATAGAGACTTTACTGATGAAGCAAAAGAACCGCTTGAAGCAACAATCGAGACCTAACAGTTACCTGATAAAAGTCGTAATTAGCTGCTTTGATATCAAAGGGGTCATCCCGTGGAGCTTGCTTCCTTCCACAGTTACAGGCACCAGTGGAACGAGCCCGGCTGTTGTGGTACAGAACTGGAGGATTTCTGTCTGCTTCTGGCTTTTCCCCTAAAAGTAAAATCAATCAAACCCTAGATAAACTGCTCACCCTTTCTAGAGATTCTCTAATTCCCTCCATCCACTGCCTCCTCCTtgatatatacatacacaaaatCATTTGCCGGCAATCCTACTTTGTCAAGCAACTCCTCCTTTCTCACTTTTAATACAAAGTTCCAGTGTAAGCTAAACCACTAAACTGAatcttctttgcttttacagCCTTTTCCTAAAAGGCATAAATACTTCTTCTGCCTGCAATAAGTGTGCATCAGACAGCTTCTATGCCTTGCTAGACATCAATCAAgctatttaacaaaaaaaaaaaaaaaggggggggggcactTATGCTTCCTAGAGAACTTTTGTTCTCTTACACACGTATTGTTAGGAGGACTCCAGGGTAATGTTTCTGATGAGCATGACGGGAGTCAGAGTTACTACTAAAATTAAAGTTACTGCTAACAGCGGACTCGCTCCTGAACACTACTAACCTAAAGGAAACCTGCCGAACGGTTCGGCTATAATTAATCCCACTGTACAAAGACGACACTTTAAAGCTGCCAAACTTTCATCTTCCATAAACATGCAAGAGTCAGCGCTTTCAGCCTAAGACATTCTAAAGCAGATACAAAATTAAACTGTGAAACCTGATTACAAGCAAGCTTCTTTACCTGCTTTTGGGAGCAGATGAAACTTATGCACACAGTGCTGATCAGTTAAACTTCGCTCTTCACAGAGCTGATGCCCGTTGCTCCAGAACTTGTAGCAGTCCTCGTTAAGCTGCATGGCATACTTATGAAAGGCTGGGCCGCGGGCATGCTGGCTGTACACACGCAAGGCCTGTGCCAGCTGGTTCTTATGGACCGTCATGGTGTAGTTGTGGGGCAGGTTGGACTGATAGGCGCTGTGGGCCATGGGTAGAGCCTTCTGGCAACGGTTTTCTGAGAACTTGGTGTCTATATCTAAATAGCCTTCCAAGACTTTGATGCTGCTCATGATTTTTGAGCTCAGTTCCCCAGTGAGAGAGGTCGGGTCGTCATCTTTGCCTTCAATGGTCACTTCATACAGTTTTAAAGCTGCAGAAACCCACTTCTGGTAGGTTGGGAGCTCAAAGTGAGAGGGCTGCGGGTTCCTCCCCACACTGTCGTCAAAGCCCTTCTTGCTGAGCACCAGCTCCACGTGCTGCCATAAGAACTCCTTGAGGGTGCAGTCCACGAGCTGCccggaggagctggagctgctgctctctgcatggaaggacagctgctgcctgccatgcCGCATCATCTGGTACCTCCTGGGTCCCGAcagggctggagccagcagTGAGTCAGTCTCTCTCATGGTGCAGTTGCTCCTGAGCTGGTCAAGAAGCATGGCCACTGGATCGTCTCCGTCCAGGGCCCCACCAGCCACAATGTACACAAAAGCCTGGTTAGCCGGCACGGTGAACAGGCAGTTGATGCTCTGGTTGGTTAACACCCTGCTCTTGCGGAAGATGCGGTAGATCTGATCCTCCAGCGCgtgctgcagcctcctcttCGGGGAGTGCTTCTTGGGGGGTGGCTTTTCCAGGTGACCGCAGGGGTCCTGGCCCCTGCTCGGGAGGGGATCCACCTTCAGGGCCCCGTTGAgctggaagaggaagaggaggcgcGGAGGGCACGGCCTGCAGTTGAGCTTCCACTCCTTGCCGACCGGGCAGTCCTTGATGGCGGCCTTCAGGGAGGGCAGGACCTTCTGCCGCAACCCGTCCAGCGCCCTGAAGACGCGGTCGTAGGTGATGTCGAAGGAGCAGGTGGggtgcaccagcagcaggatgtGGCAAACGGAGAAGAGGTAGAGGAGGCTCAGGCAGTGCAGCTTCTCCTGGTGCTTCCAGAACTCGTGGGCCTCGGCGTgaggcagcggggccgggcccccgGAGGGGTGGCCGGGCCCGCTCTCCCTCCTCTCGGCCGCCGCCAGGTCCCCGCAGGCCCGCAGCAGCTGCGGCGTGTCGCAGATGGAGGTGAGCACCAGGTACAGCACCCGGTTCTCCTGGCTGTAGTAGGCCTGCAACTCGTTGTAGTCCTTTGCCACCGGGTCGCACTCCTGCCCGGAGCCGCCGTCCTCCAGCTCGGGATCCTCCTGCCCGAAGAGGGGGAAGACCTGCCGGTCGCACACGGTGCTCACCAGGGCCGCCTTCTCCGAGCACAGCTGCAGCGCCGTCTTCCCGAAGATGCCCACCACGCACACCTCCTCatcgccgcccgccgcgccgcccccctCGGCGCCGGCCGTGGCGCCCAGGAGCAGCTCCCGCAGGCTGACGGGCCCCACCGCCGCCCCCATGgcccccgccggcccgcccGGCAGCGGCATGGCCCCGCTCGGCCCGCCCGGCAGCGCCGCGGCCCCTACACTGCGCCTGCGCCGCGGCGGGACGCGATCAGCGGCGGCGCCAGCGCGGGGGCGGCGCTGGGGCGGGACCGGGCCGTGGGCAGCGCCGGCCGGCCGTCCTGCGGCGGGGCCAGCCCCGGGGCGCCCCCTCTCCGGAGGCGCAGCCTCTGCCCGCACTGGACGTGGGTTTGCGGCAGGCCGTCCGCTACGTGTCCTCGGGCGGTGCGGGCTTGGGACGGGGTAGGTGTCTGCCACCAGCCGGGAGCCACGGTACCCATGTCAGCTGCGCTGGTCTGGAAGCTGGTAGCCTTTCACTTTAATGACAGAGAGCTGAACTGCTCTGCTTTGAGCCTGTACAATTACCCTCAAgatctttttttgttaaaaaaatgtaaaagtagCACTGAATTTCAGCGATGCGTATTTATATCACAAGCAGTACCGGTGCTGGGAACGTTAATAGTCCccacttcagcagcagccaggtaTCAAAAGACCCGGGAAATcgtggtgggtttttttttcccattaagaAGATGCAACCAGACCGAGACACATCAGAAAGACGCtggctttaaaaagcagaaatgtgctatataatttttttttataatgccCCATTCTCATATGCGGTAGATTTACTTGCAAATACATATGCCTGAGCGAGATAAAAATGGGATTCAAGTGGCTTGCTGGCTACAGATGACAAACAGATTGTTCCAGAAACCTACTTTAGTTCATCAAAGCTGTTTGCAGCACTGAACTGGGCAGGAGAGGGACTCTTTGGATGAGCCATCtgtcaaaataagaaaagggTCAGATCTTGGAAGATGAACTTGGTACTAATTACAACAAAATTTAGGGTGATGTCTTAACAGACACCATAAAACAGACACAGCAAATCCTTAAAATAAGACGTTATTAACCCTCAGATTTTGTTCTCCTGCAAACTAGAACAATGAAGTTAGAGATTGCATTGAGGCACTACAATGGCCATcaaaaaaccaatttttcctccagaaaactTCTCTTTGGCATTGTCAGATAACCTGCTAGAAGACAGGCATTGGCATTCCAATTCAGCAGTTTCCTCACCAGCAAAGCAGGAATCAGTAAAAACAAGCCCCCTTATTTGTGCGTACTTGGCACTTTTGGATGAGAGTTACGGAGAGATTTTAACTTATGTAATGCATAGTGATGGTGCTGCATTGTAGCAGGGGGCAGGGTAAAATCCGTATGAAATCCTATGGATTTTAAAGTCAGTTTATCGATCCATAAAGAGACACCATGACTTGCCTGAAATTTGCGCCGTAGTGCCTGTGTCATTATTGGTGTCAACCCAGTCCCACattcaatgttttctttgctatttaGTGGAGTGCCACCAGGACTTCTGGAAAGGTTGGAAACAAGGGGAATTATGAtgagttctcttttttttttttctagaaaaacaagACAAGCGAATAGGAAGGAACTTACCTTTGTATATTGACTTTCTTCAGATGTTTTCGAAGATCAAACTGATTTTTAGGGGGGGTActaacagaacaaaacaaattgtTAACATAGTTTTCACTCTAAAGAATGTTAATCACTgtttagaacagaaaaatctgatgtcagagaaaggaagaaagcatcTTACATTAAGGTGTTTTTAACGTGAGCTGATGGCTTGGATTTAGATCTCAGACTAACACTCTGTAAATCTGAGACTGTAATTAATGCCTTGCGTGTCTTCACTGGTGATTCTGCCTGAAGTGAGAAAAGAGATGTTACCACAAATAAAACTTTAGAAGGTATCATGGACCTTAAATCTATGTAATATTTATACTCTGAAAGATTTCTGTGGTTTATGGCTTTCTTGAATCATTAAGATTTGAATGTGCCTTGGATAGAAACAGATTTATTACAAACCCCCAACTTTTGCAAACAAGATTTCAGCTGGACAAAAGGAAGCCCCAAATCTGTTCACAACAGGCAGACAAAGCTACATGAAAGCTACACGTCCTTAATGTAAAATTAGAACTGTCCTGCGTGCCAGGTGAGATTTGAGTTAGTCACTTCATTTCTTCACTTCAAACGCCCAGGTGCAGATTTAGAATGATGACTTAGAGCTGATTGCTGGGTTTTGGAAGggaagaattaatttcttgaaaaaattCCACAAGGGGCTAAGAGAAGCACTGCAGGAAAGACACCAGTTCCAGGATGGAGTTTGCCTCAATACACCGTCATCTATTTATCCATGTGTCCCCTGGGTTACCTTATCTGTTCTCAggtttctgtctgtcttcttcAGTTTAACATCCAGCAGGTCTTTGAGGGTGATCTGCATCGGCCCATCTTTCTTCAGTGGTGGTGCCTGAAGACAAAGGTGGTTGGACGGGAAATTAGGACTGGGAAGTGACTGAGCATTCACAAAGACAAACGTTTCTGATGAAACCAGGTCCAAAGAACCCAGCCATGAGAGAAAATCCTTACTCCCTACCAGAAGTGCTTTAGCGCCATTGCCCCGCTTGAGGAGgagaggtgctggaggcagtTTTGGTgggggcagtggtggtggtggtggtggtggtggaggaggaggaggtgcagatgcaggctgcagctgtaTTGCAGAAGGCCCTGATGCTGATGGCGGCGAGCCCATCTGCATTTGTACAGGAGCACCCGGAACTGGTTTATTACACCTTTGACAAAGagaattttctgaagaaaaggctGCAATTCCATTGACCtgaaaacaatataaataaataaaagaatattgaATCCACTGGCAAAAGTAGATGGAATTTTAGAGAACAAAGTTTCTGGCTTCAGCTGACCCAGAAAGACATAAAAAGCCTCTTAGGAGGCTTGCCAGCAAACCAGTTCCCTCTAGCTATGAAGTAGCTGCATTTTAGTAATGCTGAATGCAAACAATGCCCAATGAGAAGCTCGTAAGATCTCAGCTTATCTGTACTGACCATGGTTCCTTACATGCATACACAAGCAAACATTACCCTACCCTGCTGGGACTGAGACTGACCTGGAGTGTTAATTGTAGTCTGGAAAATTCAGTTTCCAacttttccagctgctctctgaACGTGTTTAGCTCCCTTAAGTAGGTTTGTGATGGAAATATGAGGTCTTTAACTACCTTGAAACTCTAGGCATAAAAAGAAACCAGATCAGCATTTTCACCACCGTGTTATGTTTCCAGAGACAGGGCTATGATTACTATTGAAAGTTCTGTCGCAAGGACTTATTGTAGTCAGTGGAAAGGCAAAGCACAAAGATATAAAATTTCACCAAATAGCTACTTGGCAGGAACCCAAGGGGTGACTTCCCCCCAAATAAAACTTGAACTTCACCTAGAAATTCTAAAGTATAATTCACATTTGACCTGAAAAGCTCATACAATCATTTCTGCTATGAAAGACAGACTGCACCCTCTGTCACTGCAAATCCTCTTGATATTCcaataaaaaacccctacaaTTGCATGTATGCATTTTATGTCCACAGTTGCCTTGACGCTCTTCTCATATTTATTCCTTCAACAGTGAACACTAAATATACTTTAGATGTTTCAATAGATACAACTACAACTACAGCTTAGCTCTCAAATCCCACTGTACATCCTGCACCTGAGGGCTAAGAACAACCTCACACACTGGCAAAAATAGAGAAGTAGAAAACATACCCGTGCAACCGTGTTCTGGCACCAACAATACAAAACCAGTGCTGCTGTTGTAAAGGGGTTTACTGCGTTTTTTACACTGGGCAAGGCTAATGACCAGAGTGAGGACAGATGGCTTTGGACGGATGAGGTTTCCAACGGAAGATCACCTGCTGACCTGGGACAGAATGTTTCAGAATGAGGCCATACTTACATTTATCatttcaaactttaaaaaagttAACTGTGACCAATCATCTGGAAATTACAAGTACCAGCAACAGCAGGTGACAACAGCGCAAACACAAGCACAGAAACCAGGGAAGACCGAGATACATTTCAGTAAAGGAGCAGGAGGAATAATATTTGCAATACATTTTTATCCAAGTTGCTTTTCCTACATATTAAATGATAAGAGTACTAGAAGATACAGGAGATGAAGCGATCTCACAGCATCCACGCCAGGATGTAGGCATGCTTCAAACACAATTCTACTACCTCTGTTCCACAGGGAGCAAACAGCAGACCCAGGAACtgagttaaaaaagaaaggttcaAACTGAGCCTCTTACCGAGGAGGACAGCCTGCATCCTGAGGCTTTGCagcatctccttttttttccagcagcagttttgctCGGGCTGTCCGTTTTCGTCTGCGTTTCTTATATTTTGCCATTACTGTTAGCAAAGgacacatttaaaattaacatataGAAATGTACTTGTGTTCACTTGGGGGGCAGAGCTACCACCACATAGGTAGGGAAGAGCATGGGCTGCATCTTAAAAATGTTATTGGCTGGTGTCTTGCTGGAAGCACCACATACAagtgataaataaaaatacatcctccctgcagctcctgcgaCCCAGCAGATGCGTTTGCACACGCGAGGAGCCAGCAATGGAGAAAGTACCGGTTTACACGGGTTTTGCTGATGGATTTTCTTTATCCTGGAGGGACAGACTCTGCACTTTGGGCACATTCTGTTTGTAAGGAGAACGTAGGCAAAACCGACGAAGAAACCCAGGCCGCGGCACCTCCCCAGCCGTTACCGCAACAGTGGCCACTCAGCCACCCGGCTCCAGCCGCGCTCAGCCAGAAGCCCACGCCGAGGAGCGAGCGGCCCCTCTCACACGACTGCCCCAGCCGAGACAGGGTGTCACGAGTGGCCGGGGACACGAGCCCGCCTCGCCGCCACCCACCGCTGTCACTCACCtccccgcccggcgccgccgaTTCAAACCGCTCCCCGCGCAGCGCCCAGCCAATGGGAGCACCGCTCTCAaccgcggcccccgccgcccccgcgcgTCCCATGCTAGCCGACCGCTGATTGGCCGCTGGACCGACGCGGGCCCGAGCTCGACGGGAGCGCGACTCCGCCCCGTCCTGGGCGCACTGAGGCGATCCGCCCCGCCATTGGGTAAAGGCTTTTCAGCCCCGCCAATCAGGTGCGGGACGCCGCTCGGCCAGGAACGGGCAGCGGCGGCCCGCCGGAGGGAACCGGCGGGGGTGACCGACGCTACACCAGCTAATCGGCCGCTCCACTTCGCGCCAATCGCAGCGCTGCGCTCCCTACTCCAGCCAATCACCGC contains these protein-coding regions:
- the PRR11 gene encoding proline-rich protein 11, whose translation is MAKYKKRRRKRTARAKLLLEKKGDAAKPQDAGCPPRSAGDLPLETSSVQSHLSSLWSLALPSVKNAVNPFTTAALVLYCWCQNTVARSFKVVKDLIFPSQTYLRELNTFREQLEKLETEFSRLQLTLQVNGIAAFSSENSLCQRCNKPVPGAPVQMQMGSPPSASGPSAIQLQPASAPPPPPPPPPPPPLPPPKLPPAPLLLKRGNGAKALLAPPLKKDGPMQITLKDLLDVKLKKTDRNLRTDKAESPVKTRKALITVSDLQSVSLRSKSKPSAHVKNTLITPPKNQFDLRKHLKKVNIQRSPGGTPLNSKENIECGTGLTPIMTQALRRKFQMAHPKSPSPAQFSAANSFDELK
- the SMG8 gene encoding nonsense-mediated mRNA decay factor SMG8 → MPLPGGPAGAMGAAVGPVSLRELLLGATAGAEGGGAAGGDEEVCVVGIFGKTALQLCSEKAALVSTVCDRQVFPLFGQEDPELEDGGSGQECDPVAKDYNELQAYYSQENRVLYLVLTSICDTPQLLRACGDLAAAERRESGPGHPSGGPAPLPHAEAHEFWKHQEKLHCLSLLYLFSVCHILLLVHPTCSFDITYDRVFRALDGLRQKVLPSLKAAIKDCPVGKEWKLNCRPCPPRLLFLFQLNGALKVDPLPSRGQDPCGHLEKPPPKKHSPKRRLQHALEDQIYRIFRKSRVLTNQSINCLFTVPANQAFVYIVAGGALDGDDPVAMLLDQLRSNCTMRETDSLLAPALSGPRRYQMMRHGRQQLSFHAESSSSSSSGQLVDCTLKEFLWQHVELVLSKKGFDDSVGRNPQPSHFELPTYQKWVSAALKLYEVTIEGKDDDPTSLTGELSSKIMSSIKVLEGYLDIDTKFSENRCQKALPMAHSAYQSNLPHNYTMTVHKNQLAQALRVYSQHARGPAFHKYAMQLNEDCYKFWSNGHQLCEERSLTDQHCVHKFHLLPKAGEKPEADRNPPVLYHNSRARSTGACNCGRKQAPRDDPFDIKAANYDFYQLLEEKCCGKLEHINFPVFQPSTPDPAPARDESSPAPPEGEIEKLKEKEPQTQGESTGLSLALSLGQSTGSLGTYPPDAQGGGENTESHGQSGDSKSEKRPSLVDRQASTVEYLPGMLHSNCPKGLLPKFSSWSLVKLGPAKAYNFHTGLDQQGFIPGTNYLMPWDIVIRTRTEDEGDLDTNSWPAPNKAVPGKRSAVVMGRGRRRDDIARAFVGFEYEDARGRRFMCSGPDKVMKVMGGGPKESAIKALNSDMPLYILSSTQGRGLKPHYAQFMRLFVVVPDAPLQITLTPQVQPGPPPCPVFYPEKQEITLPSDGLWVLRFPYAYVTERGPCFPPKESQQLMSYKVLRGILKAITQ